The following proteins are encoded in a genomic region of uncultured Hyphomonas sp.:
- a CDS encoding SO2930 family diheme c-type cytochrome, which produces MKRVLPFACLILAACGAGQAAAPTEPSLETVLADKPAPLLSDYGFFEDAGANIPARRVKAYDLINPLFSDHAAKHRFIYVPPGEYVKADGAGLPDFPVGTALLKTFAFAPDMRAPEEGAYKVETRVIIRKADGWAAFPYVWNEDGTEAEYAPIGARRTIETISPGGEPLEIHYEVPNKNQCKTCHQSGDAIRPIGPKLRNLDHPGPAGVDQLSDWVAAGMLDGVPLGMKASPSAVDMSLPLDARARGYLDINCGHCHKPDGSASNSGLWLTLEETSLTRLGLKKHPTAAGRGSGDRRYVIDPGHPEDSILAFRMASTEPGIAMPELGRTLSDPVGIDLINQWIAEMETE; this is translated from the coding sequence ATGAAGCGCGTCCTGCCGTTCGCCTGCCTGATCCTTGCGGCCTGCGGGGCCGGGCAGGCGGCGGCACCGACCGAACCGAGCCTTGAGACCGTGCTGGCGGACAAGCCAGCGCCGCTGCTGTCGGATTATGGATTTTTCGAGGATGCAGGCGCCAATATTCCCGCGCGCCGCGTGAAGGCCTATGACCTGATCAATCCGCTATTCTCCGATCATGCGGCCAAGCACCGCTTCATCTATGTGCCGCCGGGCGAGTATGTGAAAGCCGATGGCGCGGGCCTGCCGGACTTCCCGGTCGGCACGGCGCTGTTGAAGACGTTCGCTTTTGCGCCGGATATGCGCGCCCCGGAAGAGGGCGCCTACAAGGTCGAAACGCGGGTCATCATCCGCAAGGCCGATGGCTGGGCGGCGTTTCCCTATGTCTGGAACGAGGACGGCACGGAGGCGGAATACGCCCCCATCGGCGCGCGGCGCACGATTGAAACGATCAGCCCCGGCGGGGAGCCGCTGGAGATCCACTACGAAGTGCCGAACAAGAACCAGTGCAAGACCTGCCACCAGTCGGGCGATGCGATCCGGCCCATCGGGCCCAAGCTGCGCAATCTGGATCATCCGGGCCCGGCCGGTGTGGACCAGCTGTCGGACTGGGTGGCGGCAGGCATGCTGGACGGCGTGCCGCTGGGCATGAAGGCGTCGCCTTCAGCCGTGGATATGAGCCTGCCACTGGATGCACGGGCGCGCGGCTATCTCGACATCAATTGCGGCCATTGCCACAAGCCGGACGGCTCGGCCTCGAACTCCGGCCTGTGGCTGACACTGGAGGAAACCTCGCTGACGCGCCTCGGCCTGAAGAAGCATCCGACGGCGGCGGGCCGCGGCTCCGGCGACCGGCGCTATGTGATCGATCCGGGGCACCCGGAGGACTCCATCCTGGCCTTCCGCATGGCCTCCACCGAACCCGGCATCGCCATGCCCGAACTGGGGCGGACCTTGTCAGATCCGGTGGGCATCGACCTGATCAATCAGTGGATTGCGGAGATGGAGACGGAGTGA
- a CDS encoding threonine ammonia-lyase → MADTQRPSLPVTLDDVKAAAMIIAGQVERTPFRLSRTLSDITGAEVWVKFENHQYTAAFKERGALNRLSSLSEEQKKAGVIAASAGNHSQGVAYHAKRLGIPATIVMPETTPFTKVEQTRSHGCRVLLKGLNFDEAKAEAYNVQQREGLTFIHPFDDPHIIAGQGTVALEMLEDKPDLDMLVIPIGGGGLVAGSAVAARGINPEISVIGVETAMYPAMKQELAGEPVHVGGSTIAEGIAVKDVGRMPLEIARQLVDDIVLVEEAHLERAITLYAEVEKTIAEGAGAAGLAALLAHPARFSGHKVGVVLCGGNIDTRLLASVLTRALVRENRLARIRIIGDDRPGLLALVSKIIGDAGANIMEVAHNRIALDVPAKGAEFDILIETRDSQHTQEVVEALTLAGYPPRSM, encoded by the coding sequence ATGGCCGATACGCAGCGCCCAAGCCTTCCCGTCACACTGGATGATGTGAAAGCCGCTGCAATGATTATTGCAGGTCAGGTGGAACGGACGCCGTTCCGGCTGTCGCGGACGCTGTCGGATATCACCGGCGCGGAAGTGTGGGTGAAGTTCGAAAACCACCAATACACCGCCGCCTTCAAGGAGCGCGGCGCGCTGAACCGGCTGTCGTCCCTGTCCGAAGAGCAGAAGAAGGCCGGCGTCATCGCCGCCTCTGCCGGCAATCACAGCCAGGGCGTGGCCTATCACGCCAAGCGCCTCGGCATCCCGGCGACCATCGTGATGCCGGAAACGACGCCCTTCACGAAGGTCGAGCAGACCCGCTCGCACGGCTGCCGCGTCCTGCTGAAGGGCCTGAACTTCGATGAGGCGAAGGCCGAAGCCTATAATGTGCAGCAGCGCGAAGGGCTGACCTTCATCCACCCGTTCGACGACCCGCACATCATCGCGGGGCAGGGGACGGTTGCGCTGGAAATGCTGGAAGACAAGCCGGATCTCGACATGCTGGTCATTCCGATTGGCGGCGGCGGCCTGGTCGCCGGGTCCGCCGTGGCGGCCCGCGGGATCAATCCGGAAATCAGCGTCATCGGCGTCGAGACGGCGATGTATCCGGCCATGAAGCAGGAACTGGCAGGCGAGCCGGTCCATGTCGGCGGGTCGACCATCGCCGAAGGCATCGCCGTGAAGGATGTCGGCCGGATGCCGCTGGAGATCGCGCGCCAGCTGGTGGACGATATCGTCCTCGTTGAAGAGGCACACCTCGAACGGGCGATCACGCTTTATGCTGAAGTGGAAAAGACGATTGCCGAAGGTGCCGGGGCCGCGGGCCTTGCCGCGTTGCTGGCCCATCCGGCGCGCTTCAGCGGACACAAGGTCGGTGTCGTGCTGTGCGGCGGCAATATCGACACGCGCCTGCTCGCCTCTGTGCTGACCCGGGCGCTGGTGCGCGAGAACCGGCTGGCACGGATCCGCATCATCGGCGACGACCGGCCGGGCCTGCTGGCGCTGGTCTCCAAGATCATCGGTGATGCCGGGGCGAACATCATGGAAGTTGCGCACAACCGCATCGCGCTGGACGTGCCGGCCAAGGGCGCGGAATTCGACATCCTGATCGAAACCCGCGACAGCCAGCACACGCAGGAAGTGGTCGAGGCGCTGACCCTGGCCGGTTACCCGCCGCGCAGCATGTGA
- a CDS encoding FKBP-type peptidyl-prolyl cis-trans isomerase produces the protein MKRILAVAASAALALIAACSGGNKAPTDVDAVFEQHLPWNPDAKGIQTDESGLQWIVIREGDGEGATPAVSDLVRVNYEGRTANGDKFDSSFDRGSPAMFRLNQVIPGWTIGLQKMHEGDQYLFYVPNKLAYGNADRGAVIKAGDDLVFLVDLVDLMEPKSIDTAAWEKYTPWNHEAPDVKKTGSGLEYVVLASGDETGASPVNGQQVVVYYEGRLAETGEMFDSSFQRGAPEIFPSNRLIRGWVEALSMMKPGDRWLLYIPSDLAYGKQGTPGGPIPPDADLVFEVELADVLQ, from the coding sequence ATGAAGCGCATCCTCGCTGTTGCCGCCAGTGCGGCCCTTGCCCTGATTGCTGCCTGCAGTGGCGGCAACAAGGCGCCGACCGATGTCGATGCTGTGTTCGAACAGCACCTGCCATGGAACCCGGACGCCAAGGGCATCCAGACCGACGAGTCCGGCCTGCAATGGATCGTGATCCGGGAAGGGGACGGCGAAGGCGCGACCCCTGCGGTCAGCGACCTTGTCCGCGTGAATTATGAAGGCCGCACGGCGAACGGCGACAAGTTCGACTCTTCCTTCGACCGCGGCAGCCCGGCCATGTTCCGCCTGAACCAGGTGATCCCCGGCTGGACCATCGGCCTGCAGAAGATGCACGAGGGCGACCAGTACCTGTTCTACGTCCCGAACAAGCTGGCCTATGGCAATGCCGACCGCGGCGCCGTGATCAAGGCGGGTGACGATCTCGTTTTCCTCGTCGACCTTGTCGACCTGATGGAGCCGAAATCCATCGATACGGCAGCGTGGGAAAAATACACGCCGTGGAACCATGAAGCGCCGGACGTGAAGAAGACCGGCTCCGGCCTCGAATATGTCGTGCTGGCGAGCGGCGACGAGACGGGCGCAAGCCCGGTCAACGGGCAGCAGGTCGTCGTCTATTATGAAGGCCGCCTCGCCGAGACGGGCGAGATGTTCGACAGTTCCTTCCAGCGCGGCGCGCCGGAAATCTTCCCGTCCAACCGCCTGATCCGCGGCTGGGTCGAGGCGCTTTCGATGATGAAGCCGGGCGACCGCTGGCTGCTCTACATTCCGTCAGACCTCGCCTATGGCAAGCAGGGCACGCCGGGCGGCCCGATCCCGCCGGATGCCGATCTCGTCTTCGAGGTCGAACTGGCCGACGTGCTGCAATAG
- a CDS encoding caspase family protein, with amino-acid sequence MISRRHMLLLGGAAAMPWPGRAQGGPKPRHALIIGNAAYSEGIGTLANPVRDAHLVAEGIIECGFSLVTGDIVKDAGRSKMMSAFRAYVDAMQASGPEATGFVYYSGHGAAREGEGNFLIPVEDAALLDEALWDDSVSLDWVMDRMLDCPGPSVLSIDACRNVLKLPEAARALGGGESFRGLRRSAGNADERNMFISYATWEGETASDGRADDNNGPYARALGTRLLEPAVTVRDMFENVRLDVLEMTLQRQEPMNLSRLQRRSSDIKIGSWSRGPGSPMSPVSQNPLRVALVFSNDYAESGDYALPNTHADGMKVAGALSESGYKVYHVRNADLEGFQNGLTMMQNALNAAGPASVGVVYFAGYGASLFGEDNYLIPNGPLPRNENEVIERGAKLQDAVEFLEFSKAQAVILMVDCGRKYDSPMETKGLEPGFADYTSDANVVIAYADEPGTTRPDGAGPSVFADAFASRIQSPDRIDINKVMLQVSGDVIASTGNQQQPWFQTSVRLPIFFRADVEDA; translated from the coding sequence ATGATTTCACGCAGGCACATGCTGCTGCTTGGCGGCGCCGCTGCCATGCCCTGGCCCGGCCGGGCGCAGGGCGGTCCCAAGCCGCGCCACGCGCTGATCATCGGCAATGCAGCCTATTCCGAAGGCATCGGCACGCTGGCCAATCCGGTCCGGGACGCCCACCTCGTGGCCGAAGGCATTATCGAGTGCGGCTTCTCACTCGTCACCGGGGATATCGTGAAGGATGCAGGCAGGTCGAAGATGATGTCGGCCTTCCGTGCTTACGTCGATGCCATGCAGGCCAGCGGCCCGGAGGCAACCGGCTTTGTCTACTATTCCGGCCACGGCGCCGCGCGTGAGGGGGAAGGCAATTTCCTGATCCCGGTGGAGGATGCCGCCCTGCTGGATGAGGCGCTGTGGGACGATTCCGTCTCGCTCGACTGGGTGATGGACAGAATGCTGGACTGTCCGGGCCCGTCCGTCCTTTCCATCGATGCCTGCCGCAACGTGTTGAAACTGCCGGAAGCTGCGCGCGCGCTTGGCGGCGGGGAATCCTTCCGGGGCCTGCGCCGGTCTGCGGGCAACGCGGACGAGCGCAACATGTTCATCTCCTACGCCACATGGGAGGGCGAGACGGCCAGCGACGGGCGCGCCGACGACAATAACGGCCCCTATGCCAGGGCGCTGGGCACTCGGTTGCTGGAGCCCGCTGTCACCGTGCGCGACATGTTCGAGAATGTGCGCCTCGACGTGCTGGAAATGACCCTGCAGCGGCAGGAGCCGATGAACCTCTCGCGTCTTCAGCGCCGCTCCAGCGACATCAAGATCGGCTCCTGGAGCCGCGGGCCCGGCAGCCCGATGTCCCCTGTCAGCCAGAATCCGCTCCGCGTCGCGCTCGTCTTCTCCAATGACTATGCCGAAAGCGGTGACTATGCCCTTCCCAATACGCATGCAGACGGGATGAAAGTTGCCGGCGCCCTCAGCGAGAGCGGGTACAAGGTGTACCATGTCCGGAATGCAGACCTTGAAGGCTTCCAGAACGGGCTGACCATGATGCAGAACGCGCTGAACGCGGCCGGCCCGGCCAGCGTCGGCGTTGTCTATTTTGCCGGATACGGAGCATCCCTGTTCGGCGAAGACAATTACCTCATCCCGAACGGGCCCCTGCCCCGGAACGAGAACGAAGTGATCGAACGCGGCGCCAAACTGCAGGACGCGGTCGAATTCCTCGAATTTTCCAAGGCGCAGGCCGTCATCCTGATGGTGGATTGCGGCCGCAAATACGACTCGCCGATGGAAACCAAGGGACTGGAGCCTGGCTTTGCCGACTACACCTCAGACGCCAATGTCGTGATCGCCTATGCCGACGAACCCGGCACCACCCGGCCGGACGGGGCAGGCCCCTCCGTTTTTGCAGACGCGTTCGCCAGCCGCATCCAGTCGCCAGACCGGATCGACATCAACAAGGTGATGCTGCAGGTCAGCGGCGATGTCATCGCCTCCACCGGCAACCAGCAGCAGCCCTGGTTCCAGACATCCGTCCGTCTGCCCATCTTCTTCCGGGCAGACGTCGAGGATGCTTGA
- the cysQ gene encoding 3'(2'),5'-bisphosphate nucleotidase CysQ: MAITGDTLARIALDAGKLIMEIYDGDFDFTKKGDDSPVTLADEKAEALILEALAEADPDLKVIAEEAMAAGQMPEHGARFALVDPLDGTKEFINKNGEFTVNIAIIEHGRPVMGVVYAPALSRLFVADAYNSAWQAEAAPGAAVPAERTPLRIRKAPEEGVTAVASKSHRTPETDAFLDKFKVADIKGAGSSLKFCLIAAGEADLYPRMGRTMEWDTAAGQAVVEAAGGRVLTEEGAPLLYGKRERGYDNPYFIVYGGVSPV, encoded by the coding sequence GTGGCGATTACAGGTGACACGCTGGCGCGGATTGCGCTGGATGCGGGCAAGCTGATCATGGAGATCTATGACGGCGACTTCGATTTCACGAAGAAAGGCGATGATTCCCCGGTCACCCTCGCCGACGAAAAGGCCGAGGCGCTGATCCTGGAGGCGCTGGCCGAGGCCGATCCGGACCTGAAAGTCATTGCCGAGGAGGCCATGGCGGCGGGCCAGATGCCGGAACACGGGGCCCGGTTTGCCCTGGTCGACCCGCTGGATGGCACGAAGGAATTCATCAACAAGAATGGCGAGTTCACGGTGAACATTGCGATCATCGAGCATGGCCGCCCGGTGATGGGCGTTGTCTATGCACCGGCCCTGTCACGCCTGTTCGTGGCCGATGCCTACAATTCCGCCTGGCAGGCCGAAGCGGCACCGGGCGCAGCCGTGCCCGCCGAACGCACACCTTTGCGCATCCGCAAGGCACCGGAAGAGGGCGTGACCGCGGTCGCGTCGAAATCCCACCGCACGCCGGAAACCGATGCCTTCCTCGACAAGTTCAAGGTCGCGGACATCAAGGGCGCGGGCTCGTCCCTCAAGTTCTGCCTGATTGCTGCGGGGGAGGCTGACCTCTATCCGCGCATGGGCCGTACGATGGAGTGGGATACGGCTGCCGGGCAGGCGGTTGTCGAGGCCGCAGGCGGCCGCGTGCTGACCGAGGAAGGCGCGCCGCTCCTCTATGGCAAGCGCGAGCGCGGCTATGATAATCCGTATTTTATTGTGTATGGCGGCGTGTCCCCGGTCTGA
- the glmM gene encoding phosphoglucosamine mutase, giving the protein MARQFFGTDGIRGRVNQKPMTVETALRLSIAAARTFAPDGGRDVIVGRDTRRSGEMIEAAIVAGLSSMGLTPVCVGVVPTPAVALLTRETGAAFGVMVTASHNKFQDNGLKLFSPEGVKFTDEIEEQLETAMFDAFEGSYAAPTEVTKPRQMEEGVRRYVERCLEAVEAETGFSKLNVVLDCANGAAYRAGPDALRKLGCNVTVMGVSPDGININAGVGSTDTKALTKAVLDSKADIGIAFDGDADRLIVIDELGQELDGDQVMALIATELFHTGRLKGGGMVATVMSNMGLAEYLKGLGLTLARTKVGDRYVGEHMRAHGFNLGGEQSGHIILSDVSTTGDGLLAALQVLKVLARTGKKASVVGRVFEPAPQELVNIRYAGTNPLETERVKSAIARAEAEMGERGRLVVRKSGTEPLIRVMAEALDEAMMKRALGDVVEAVEAEA; this is encoded by the coding sequence ATGGCACGTCAATTCTTTGGCACGGATGGCATCCGGGGCCGCGTCAACCAGAAACCCATGACCGTTGAGACGGCGCTGCGCCTGTCCATTGCGGCGGCGCGCACCTTTGCACCAGATGGCGGGCGGGACGTGATTGTTGGTCGCGACACCCGCCGTTCAGGCGAGATGATCGAGGCGGCCATCGTGGCCGGTCTTAGCAGCATGGGCCTGACACCGGTCTGCGTCGGTGTGGTGCCGACCCCGGCGGTCGCCCTGCTGACACGCGAAACCGGCGCAGCCTTCGGCGTCATGGTGACGGCCTCGCACAACAAGTTCCAGGACAATGGCCTGAAACTGTTCTCGCCGGAGGGCGTGAAGTTCACCGACGAGATCGAGGAACAGCTCGAGACGGCCATGTTCGACGCCTTTGAAGGCAGCTATGCGGCGCCGACGGAGGTGACAAAGCCGCGCCAGATGGAAGAGGGCGTGCGCCGTTATGTCGAGCGCTGCCTGGAAGCGGTCGAGGCGGAGACAGGTTTTTCGAAACTGAATGTCGTGCTCGATTGTGCCAATGGCGCCGCTTACCGGGCGGGGCCTGACGCGCTGCGCAAGCTCGGCTGCAATGTCACCGTCATGGGCGTGTCGCCGGACGGGATAAACATCAATGCCGGGGTCGGCTCGACCGACACCAAGGCGCTGACGAAAGCCGTGCTGGACAGCAAGGCCGATATCGGGATCGCCTTCGATGGAGATGCGGACCGGCTGATCGTCATCGACGAGCTGGGACAGGAACTCGACGGCGACCAGGTGATGGCGCTGATCGCGACCGAACTCTTCCACACCGGACGCCTCAAGGGCGGCGGCATGGTAGCCACTGTCATGTCGAACATGGGGCTCGCGGAATACCTGAAGGGCCTCGGCCTGACATTGGCGCGTACCAAGGTGGGCGACCGCTATGTCGGCGAGCACATGCGCGCTCATGGCTTCAATCTCGGCGGCGAACAGTCCGGCCACATCATCCTGTCGGATGTCTCGACCACGGGCGATGGCCTGCTGGCAGCGCTGCAGGTGCTGAAAGTGCTGGCGCGCACGGGCAAGAAGGCGTCCGTCGTCGGACGGGTGTTCGAGCCGGCGCCGCAGGAACTGGTCAATATCCGCTATGCCGGCACCAATCCGCTGGAAACCGAGCGAGTGAAATCCGCCATCGCCCGGGCTGAGGCCGAGATGGGGGAGCGGGGACGTCTTGTCGTGCGCAAGTCCGGCACAGAGCCGCTGATCCGTGTCATGGCTGAAGCGCTGGACGAAGCCATGATGAAGCGGGCGCTGGGCGACGTGGTGGAGGCAGTTGAGGCTGAAGCCTGA